The Skermanella rosea sequence ACAGGTCCAGGTCGCCCAGCAAGTGGCTGCCGGGGTAGAGGCGCATGGCCCCGCTCCGAGCCGTATGCGGGTCCACCGCCAGGCCTGTCTGCACATAGGAGTCGGACAGGTTCCGGTAGGCCTCGCGCGGGCGGCGGAAACGGCTGTCCTGGTGGAAGGCGTAGTCGCCGCCGGCCGCCCCCGGCGGCTTCCAGTGAAGCTGGTTGATGATCTGCTTGAGATCCCCGCCCAGCAGCGGTTCGAGCAGCCGGAGCATGCGGTCGTCCTGGCGGAACGCGTTCAGCACCGGGTCGCCATAGGACGGCCACTGCACCATGCGGACAGTATGGCCCAGGTTCTCGTCGTCGGCGACGCGGACGTGGAAGTTGCCGTGACGGAAACTGCTCGGGTGCTTCAGCCCGGCCTGGAACTGGCGGTCGAAGGCTTCGGCCAGCACCGACACGTCGGCGGCGGAAAAGACGCCCCGCACGACGACGAAACCGTCACGGCGATAGGCATCCCGGATCTCGGATTCGGACGGCAGGGGCATGGTCGGCGTCTCCGGTCAAAGGACGGCACTCCCCAATTTCTCGCATTTCATCCCGCTTCGTCAATCATTCCGCGTGCATCCTGCACGCGGTACATCCCAATCGCCGCGCGTACCCGACCGTCCGAACCCGACATGCCATGCCCTCCCGCTTCAGGGATTTCTTGTGGAAACCGCACTCGTCCGGCTTCCGACCCGAACTCCGCGCACAGGCAAGGAATTAATACTATTGCATCGAAGAATACGACTATACTTTGGGCATCCGCGGGCATCTACTTTGATGCGGGCGGGAGCCGTCGATGCCTGCTCTTCATGATTGCAGACCCCTGATCCAGCGATGAGGAATGCCCGGACGCCTACCGCAGAGGTCGCCCCCGCCGGGGTCGGCACGGCTGACGCCAATCGCCGAGACGGTCGGCCACCGCCCCCTCCCGGCCCGCAGACAATCAACAACGACAAGGGAGAAATGAATGTCCAGGAATGGCTTGTTTCTGTCGCGCCGCGAGATGCTGATCGGAGCCTCCGCCGCCGGCGTCGTGGGAAGCCTGGCGGTACCGCTGGGAAATCCCGCCTTCGCCCGGGCGCCTATGCTCAATACCCAGGCTCCGTATTTCTACCGGTTCAAGCTGGGCGACGCCGAAGGGACCATCGTGTCGGACGGCACCCTGCCGCTGGGCGATCCCCGCAAGAACTTCACCGGCCTCTCCGAAGAGGAGATCAAAAGCCAGCTTCACGATAATTTCCTGCCGAGCGACAATGCCGTGCTGGAGCAGAACGTGCTCGTGCTCAATACCGGTGACCGGCTCGTGCTGTTCGATACCGGCATGGGAAGCCTTCGGCTTTTCGGGCCGACCACGGGCAAGCTGATGAACAGCCTCCGGCAGGCCGGCATCGATCCGAAGGACATCGACGCCGTCGTGATGTCGCACGCCCACATCGACCACTGCGGCGGCTGCATGGCCGACGATGGCACGCGGAACTTCCCGAACGCCCAGTACTACATCACCCAGGCTGATTACGATTTCTGGACCAACGAAGCCAACGTGCCCGCCCAGTTCAAGGTCTTCCTCGACACCGCCGTCAAGAACCTCGTTCCCAACCGCGACCGGATAAAGTTCATCAAGGACGGCGAGGAATTCCTGCCCGGCATCCATGCGATCCTGGCACCGGGGCATACCGTCGGGCATACGATCTTCATGATCAATTCAGGCAACAGCTCTCTGTGCTACATCGCGGACCTGGCGCATCACCCCGTCCTGCTGCTGGAAAAGCCGCTGACCGAATTCATGTACGATACCGATCCCAAGCAGTCGGCCCAGTCGCGCATGAAGATGCTGACCATGCTGGCGGCGAACCGGACCCCGATCCTCGCATACCATTTCGCGTGGCCCGGCATCGGCCACGTGGCGAAGCATGGCGAAGGCTTCCGCTACCATCCCCAGGGCATGAAGATGGAGCTCTGAGAGGCGGACGGCCGGCCAGGCCCGTCGCCTGGCCGGCCTCTTGCTGTCAGCCGAAGGCATCCGCGTCCGGCGACGGCGGAACGCCCAGAAGATCCACGAATTGCTGTTCGAACCAGTGCAAGGCGCCGTGCAGGCTCTTGCCCCCGCCGCGGACTTCCGCCAGCCCGACCTCCATGTTCTCGATCGCCTCCAGGATCACCGTCTGGAGGCTGGCTTCGGGTCCGAGTTCCCGCGCCAGCATCTCCAGGCCGCCGAACGACGCCACCTCGGCGCTGAGCGCCAGCGTGCTAAGGCCCGCATAGAGGCTCGCCTCCGGCTCCGTAAGCCCGCCATGGGCATCCAGCGCCGCGATGCCGCCGATGAGGTCGGCATGGGCGGATATCAGGTCGTCCGGCGTCAATCCTCCGGCATCGGTGGCGGAAGCCTCGATCGTCCGGTCATGCACCTTGAAGAGACCGTCGAGGCAGTCGACCGGGATGCCGTCCGGTCCCGCATCGTTCGGAGGTCCACCATAATTGCCGTAGGACGGGATCTTGATCCCTCCCGGGGGAAGATCGGGGGACAGGTTCGGGCCGAACTTCGGATTGAACGTGATCGTCTTTTCCCAATCGATATACATCTGTAACCAGCTCCGGATTGCGCGAAGCGGCGATCCTAAATGCGGAAAGGCGCCGAAGGTCAACCTGAAGTTAGGTGATGTACCGATGCGTCGTCACTTCTCTTCGGGTCTGGTCCGGAGTCCGGCGGCAAGGAGATCCCGCGGGCATCACCGGAATCCACCGACCGGGCCGGCCTCGCCGGATCAGAGCAGGAACATGGATTTCTCGACCGCCGCGATGCCGTGGACCTGGATCTCGAAGTCCGGCCAGCCGTCACCGTTCACGTCGCCCTGTACGAGCTTGAAGTCCTTGACCTTGGACCAGGCGAGTTGGCCGGCGACCTTGGCGAGTCGTGCCTCGCCGATGAAGGTGAAGGCCTGGTTTCCGCCAGCCGCCGTGTTGGCGTCGATCCCGGTCAGGTCGATGCGGTCGGAGCCCCGCTGGAAATCGAGGATGCTGTCCCGCAGACCCCAGCCGGGAGGGCTGTCCCTGGTCGTCTCGAAAACGAAACCGTCCGCCCCGCTTCCGCCGTAGAGCCGGTCCATGCCCGCTCCCCCCGTCAGGACGTCGTTTCCATCGCCGCCCTTGAGGATGTCCTTGCCGGCGCCGCCGTGAAGGGTGTCGGCGCCGCTGCCGCCGTACAGATGGTCGTTGCCATTGCCGCCGATTAGACGGTCGTTGCCTTCGAGGCCGTGAAGATTGTCGGAACCGTCACCGCCCCGGATGGTGTTGGCTTCCCTGTTGCCCCGGCCGGTGGCTCCCCCCGGGGAGGTTATCGTCAGGTTCTCGACCGCGGAAGCCAAGGTCCAGGAGATCGAGGACAGGACGGTATCCCATCCCTCCCCGGCATGCTCCTCTGTTCGGTCGCCGGAACTGTCGACGATGAAGGTATCGTCGCCGGCCCCTCCGATCATCTTGTCGGCGCCCGTCCCGCCGTCCAGGAGATCGTTCCCGCTGCCGCCGGACAGGTGGTCGGCGCCTCCCTTGCCGATCAGGGTGTCGTTTCCCGCGTTGCCGACAAGCACGCCGGGATCGTCGTCGCCGATCAGGCGGTCCGCGTGGGGCGAGCCGATCACGTTGTCGATGCCGCTCAGACGGTCGTTTCCGCCTCCGCCGCTCGCCTTTCCGAGGGAAAGATCGACGACGACGCCCGACTTCACCCAGCTGTAGTCGACCAGATCCCGGTCGTAGTCACCCTTGAAAATGTCGGCGGCGGCGGTGCCGCGGAAGGCGCCGGAAGAGGACAGTTCCCCGTTGCCGTAGCCGGAGCGGTCGAAATTCAGCCCTACCTCCCCCGCCGAAACGAATCCGCCCGTCCCAACCTTGATCGACCCGGTATAGGGATGGTTCGGGAAGGTTATGGCGTCGCCCTTGCGGACCGCACCGTCCAGCCAGGCCGACGGGTAGACCGAGTTGTACTCGGCTCTCTGGCCGGGCTGCTCCGTCACCAGGACGTTCTTGAAGGAGACCGGGTATTTATGGTCGCCGGGCTGGGAGAAGTAGTACAGCCACGACTTCGCATCGCCGCCCGGCAGCTTCCGCATCTCGACGTTTTCGAGGGTCACGGATCCGATCGGGTCCCTTGGCTGAAGGAACAGGCCCTGGTAGGTGGTCGTGCCGGTGACGTTGTAGAACTTGAGATCGCCGACCGGCCCCTGGGGCTGGAACACGTCGCCGTGTATCCCGTAATAGCTCCCCTTGACGTTCTCGATCAGGGAGTTCTGCAGGATGAAGTCGGCCCGCTTGCCGGCGGCGCTGTAGAAATTGATCGCGTCCTTCCCGCCGGCATGCCGATGGTCGATATGCACGCCCTCAACATAGACCGAACCGTTCACCTTGGTGAAGTTGAGTGTGCCTGCCGCGGAACCGTGCGATTTGGGCTCGAACTTGCCGCCGATCAGGACGATGTTGTTGCCGCCGATCGTCTGAAGCCGGTCCAGCGTCCTTACCTCGTCCGAAGCGATGAAGAGAACGTCTTCGTCCTTGTCGAAGGTCCACACGGTTCGCGAGCCTGTCTTGCTCAGGTCAATCACAGTGTGGTTCGGCTTGAGAACCGGAGCATCCCAACGTTTCGCCGGACTTTGAGACATGCGGAACACCTGAAACAGAATAAATGGTTCCGTCAGGGTGCGTCGCAGGGGTTAAAAATACCTCTATCGATTTTTCAATTAACCATAATATCGGCATCTACATCAGCATGTCCGTTCGACACTGCCGGTTCGTCTATAGCCGGTTTGCGCAAATCTTCCGAAAATGCCGACTTTCATGGCGGCACCTCGAGTAACGCGGGATTTCGGGTTCAGGAGATCGGCGGTCGGGGAAGACGACGCAGAAAGGCCCCGCGCCTGGGAAGGCGCGGGGCAGTGCGAGGTTTGAGCGCGGTACCGCATCGCGCCGTGGTCATCATCGGCCGGGAGTTATTAACAACTCATTAACCATAATTGCGCAGAATTTTATCATTTTTTTGTATCCCACTTCCCACGGGAACCGCTTTATGAATAAGGACCTGGGTATCCGACCGATCCGGCATCTGCAGGGGTGAGTGGTGTGGAAATCGAAGAACAGGCTGAGGATATCTTGCTGTTCGCCTATGTGGATGGCGAGTTGGACGAGGACCAGCGGCGACTGGTCGAGGAACTGATCTCCAGAAATCCGGATGTGAACGACCGGATCTCGCAGATCCGTGAACTGAGCAGGCTGATCAGGGCAGCGTATGAAGAGGACGGCGACGAACCCGTCTGAACGGCCTTGCGCCCATTCCCGTCCTCGAGAAACGACGGTCGTTACAAATCAAGTTTGCGGATAAGCCCCAGCCGGGCACGAAGCAGACGATCCTTGACCGCGACGGTCGAGATGCCAAGTTCATGGGCGGCATCCTGATAACTCATGCCCTGCACGCACACGAGCAGGAGGACTTCCCGTTCTTCAGCAGGCAACTTCCCCACCATCATTTTGATTTGCTGAGATGACGATGGATGTCGCTGGGTTTTGCTCGGTCTCTCCATCACGTCGCTCATTATCTTCCGTCCGGGCCAGACCAGCACATAAAACGATTGAACAACAATTCAATGTCATTGATACACAGGTATTCCCTGGTTTGGAAATATATTTAGAAACTTTGGCGCCATCTCGACAGATTAATCCGATGGCATTCTCCGAAGCATGTCGGCGGTATGCGTTCAGGACAGGTTCAGCAAGGGGACGACGGAACGGTGGCACCCCTGGCGCCTCGGCTTGCCGTCGGCTACTGCACGGGCGGTGTCGGCAGGATCGTCAATTCGTGAACATCCACGCCGGGCGGCTGGGAAAGGGCGTAGATGACGCTGCGGGCGACGTCTTCCGGCTGCAGGGCGTCGGGTTTGGGATCGTCGAAGAAGGGCGTGTTCACCATTCCGGGCTCGATCAGCGTGACCCGGACGCCGCTGCCGCGCACTTCCTCCCTCAGGGCGTAGCCGATGGCCGAGACGGCCCATTTGGTTGCCGCATACATCGACCCGGCCAGCACCCGCCGCCCCGCGACCGACCCGGTGATCACCACATGTCCGCGCGCTTCCTTGACATGTTCCAGAACCGTCCGGAGCGTGTAGGCGACGCCGAGGATGTTGACATCGACCATCCTGCGCCAGCTCTCCGGGGGCGCCCCGGAGAAGCCGCCCGGCTCGCCCCCGACGCCGGCATTCGCGAAGACGGCGTCGATGCGGCCGAACCGCTTGACGGCGGTATCCACCATCCGCTGCTGGTCCTGGAAGTCGGTGACATCGCAAGCCACGGCGCAGGCGCGATCCTCCCCGATTTCCCGGACCAGCGTCTTGAGCTTGTCGGCGGAGCGGGCCGCCAGCACGAGGTTCCATCCGTTCCCGGCGGCGGCACGGGCCGTCGCGGCGCCGATGCCGCTGGAGGCTCCGGTGATGAGAAGGACCTTGGCGTCGGGCATGTCGTGTCTCCTGCTGTCGAAGCGTTTCCGCGCCCTCTGGCGCCGCCGTGGTGGAACGCGCGGGCGCGGAGACCTGTTCCGGGCTCTCCTTTCCCGGTCGGGCTTGAAGCTCCGGCCATCCGGGAACATGGCGCCGGTGAACGGAAACCGTTCAGCCCGCCGCCCTGCCCCGGACCTTGAGGCTGGCCTCGGTGGCACGGCGCACCAGTTCCGCCGTGTCGATCGAGGTCTGCCTGCCGTTCCGCTTGAGGATGCGCCCGTCGACCATGACCATGTCGATGTCCGCCGGGCGGGCGGAATGGACAACCAGATGGGCGATATCGGTCGTCGGCGCCGCATGGAGCCCGCCGGTGGCGATCATGATCAGGTCGGCGCGCTTTCCGGCCGCGATCGACCCGACGCGATCCGACAGGCCGAGCGAGCGGGCGCCTTCCAGCGTGCCGAGCTCGAGCGCCCGCCTCGCGGTCATGCCGGCTTCCCGCTCCGCCTGGCCGTTGAACAGGTTGTGGGTGATCTTCATGACCTCCAGCATGTCGGCCCTGCCGGTCAGCGGCGTCGTATCGACCGACAGCCCGGTCGTGACGCCGCCGTCCAGGAACGCCTTGATCGGCGGGATGCCGTAGCCGATGGTCATTTCGGAATAGGGCGAAACCGTCAGGACGGCTTTCCGGTCCGCCAGCATCGCGATCTCGGCGGGCGAGGCGTGCGTGGCGTGGACGACCTGGAACCCCTCGTGCAGCAGGCCGAGACGGTCCAGTGCCGCCACGTGCCCGTGGTCGGCCGGGGTCGAGTTGGCGTGCAGCGTGATGGGCAGCCCGCGCTCCCGCGCGGCATCGTAGTCCGCCCGATAGACAGCGGGTTCGACCGGGACGATGCGGCTCTCGCCGCCATCAGTCGCGACGGCCTGGACGCCGCGCCAGCCGAGGCCGAGGGAGAGCAGGCCGTCGTTCCCGAACTCCTGCCACTGGTCGTGCAGGCGTATGAAGTCGGCGACGTCCAGCGGCTGCTGCGGCGACAGCGGACGATAAGGGCCATAGGAGAAACGGCCGCGGATCCCGCTGTCCGCCAGCGCCTGGAGGTCGCTGCGGGCATGCCGGGGCGTGCGGATATTGTGGCACCAGTCATGGACGGTGGTGATGCCCGCGTCGATCGCCTCGGCGGCCGACAGCAGCGTGGCGATGTACATGTCCTCGGGATCGAACGCCGCCCCGATCTTCGACACGACCTGGAAATAGCCGTTGCCCTGGGTGCCGGTCGCCATGTTGCGCATCAGCGACGTCCACATATGCCAGTGGGTGTCGACGAAGCCGGGGGCCACGATGAAGCCGGTGCCGTCGATGGTCTCGGCGGACGGCGCGGCGAGATCCTTGCCGACGGCGACGATCACCCCGTCCCGGACATGGACGTCGCCTTCGGGAACATCGTCCGCGCCGGCCTCCAGGGTAAGCACGTGGGCTCCGCGGATGATGAACTCGCCCCGCCGGGGGGACTGGTGGAGAAGCTGGCCGGATCCGACGGTGCCGGTTTGGGCGAGGGCCGAGCGGAACGGCATCAGCGCCGTGCCGAGCGCAAGACCGCCCAGGAAGGAGCGGCGGCTCACCGCGAGGCGGCGCGGACCTGGAAAACTGCAGCAGTCACAATGCATCACTGACCTTTCGAGAGATGATGACGGGCATCGTCTCCCCTCGGATCTGAAGCTGGTTTCGTGCGTTTCCAGGCCGGCGGCTTCTTCCGGCAATCGGATTCGGCACGAGACCGGCCGATGCCGCGCGGGCGGACGCCTCAGCGCTTGGCGTTCTGCTCCGCTTCCCGGATCGCCGCCTCATGGTACCAGCCGCTGCCCGAAGCGGTGTCGAGGACCGGCATCGACGCCGGATCGGCAGCCGCCCTCGCCTCTTCGGCGAAGCTGCGGAACTGCGCACTCTTCTTCAGCGGGAACTTGATTATCGTGGCAGATCGGAAACCCGGGTTCGTGGTCATAGTTTACAGCTCCTTAAGACTGGCCCCCAAAATCAGGCTGCTGCCGTACCGAGTATATTATGTCGCACTCCCAGGGTTTGCACCCTTTTGTGCAAACAGCTTCATTTAAAATCACTCTCTGCCTATTTTGTTGGCACATCGTTATTTGCCCAGTTCCTTGGCATCGGTTCGGCAAGCAATGCCGCAACAGGGCCGGCGGAGCCCCGGACCCGGATTTTCGGCGGGATTTGCCACGATCCCGACCGATCCGAGGCGTGCCGGCACCCGTCCGCCCGGAACGGCGGTCCGCCCTCCCGCGCCCCCGCGCGCGACCGTCGGGCCGACTGGCATGCGAACTGCAAAAGGACACCACGCGCCGGTGAGCGCGCTTGCCCCCGGTGGCAGGAAGCGCCGCACCGGTCCTGAACAAACGTCAACACCTCACGAGAGACCCGCAATGACCAAGTATAAGCTGGAGTACATCTGGCTCGACGGGTACACTCCGGTCCCGAATCTGCGTGGCAAGACGCAGATCAAGGAATATGCAGACTTCCCCACGCTCGATCAGCTTCCCTTGTGGGGCTTCGACGGCAGCTCGACCAAGCAGGCGGAGGGCAGCAGCTCCGACTGCGTCCTGAAGCCCGTCCGCATCTTCCCGGACAGCGAGCGCAAGAACGGCGCGATCGTCCTGTGCGAAGTCATGATGCCCGACGGCGAGACCCCCCATCCGTCCAACATGCGGGCGACCATCCTGGATGACGAGGGCGCCTGGTTCGGTTTCGAGCAGGAATACTTCTTCTACAAGAACGGCCGGCCGCTCGGCTTCCCGGAGACGGGCTATCCCGCGCCGCAGGGTCCCTATTACACCGGCGTCGGCTACAGCAAGGTCGGCGACGTGGCGCGCAGGATCGTCGAGGAGCATCTCGACATCTGCCTGGCCGCGGGCATCAACCACGAGGGCATCAACGCCGAGGTGGCGAAGGGCCAGTGGGAATTCCAGATCTTCGGCAAGGGCTCCAAGCGCGCCGCCGACGAGATGTGGGTCGCCCGGTACCTGCTGGAACGCCTGACCGAGAAGTACGGCATCGACATCGAGTACCACTGCAAGCCGCTCGGCCAGACCGACTGGAACGGCTCCGGCATGCACGCCAACTTCTCCACCGCCTTCATGCGCGAGACCGGCGGCAAGGAGTATTTCGAGAAGCTGATGGCCGCCTTCGAGACGGCGAAGGACGACCACATCGCGGTCTATGGTCCGGACAATCACATGCGGCTGACCGGCAAGCACGAGACCCAGTCGATCCATACGTTCAGCTACGGCATCGCCGACCGGGGCGCTTCGATCCGGGTGCCGCACAGCTTCGTGCGCAACGGGTACCGGGGCTATCTGGAAGATCGCCGCCCCAACTCCCAGGGCGACCCGTACCAGATCGCTTCCCAGATCCTGAAGACCGTCGCGACCGTCCCGACGGGCGCCGAAGCGGACGTTTCGGCCGCCGCTTGAGCTTCAGTCGCGGCGTGGAAATCTCACATCCACGCCGCGACCCGCTCCCGGCGCGCGGTGCTACAGGTACCGGCCGTTCTCCCGGCGCCACCGCCATCCGTCGATGCTGAAGCGGCCCGGCCCCGCCGCGGCGAAGGCCAGGAGGCCGCCCGTGATCGCCAGGTTCTTCATGAACTGGGTCTGCTGCGCGGCCATCTGCTCCGGCGGCATGATCCAGAAGCGATGCGCGATGTACGTGGCGACGACGGTGAAGGCGGCCACCAGGAGGGCAGCCAGCCAGGTCCATGCGCCGAGGATGATGGCGAGCCCGCCGAAGAACTCGACGAAGGCCCCGAGCGGAGCGGCGATCGAGGCGGCCGGCACGCCCATGGATTCCATCCGTGCGGTGAACGCCGACAGTTCCATCACCTTCCAGAAACCGCTGTCCAGGAAGATCGCGCCGATCGCCACCCGGCCGATGAGCAACAGCCCGTCCTGCCAACCGGCAGTCAACCTGTCTCCTGAAATTTCCACTTCCGCCCTGGGAAGCGGCGCAATGCCCTCGTCATATCTCGCCATGTTCGGCTCCAATTCCTGCTGAATGACCCCGGATCAGGATGTTTCTCACTCCAACAGAGTGAAGCCGTCTCCGTCAACAGACCGGTTGGCGCAACCGTTTGCGGAAGATCGGGTTCAATGGCGGGACAATCCGGTCGGCCCGACCGGCGCCCGCACAGATTCCGCCACCTCTTCGGGGAAGCGGTCGCGGGTCCGGTTGCACAGGGCCACCAGCGACAGCATCACCGGCACCTCCACCAGCACGCCGACCACGGTCGCCAAAGCGGCACCGCTGTCCAGGCCGAACAGGCTGATCGCGACCGCGACGGCCAGCTCGAAGAAGTTGGAGGTGCCGATCAGCGCCGCGGGGGCGGCGATCGCGAACGGTATCCGCCAGGCCCAGGCCCAGGCGTATCCGATCGCGAAGATGGCATAGCTCTGGACCAGCAGCGGCACCGCGATCAGCAGGATCACGAACGGCTGCTCGACGATGGTCCGGCCCTGGAAACCGAACAGCAGCACGATGGTCGCCAGCAGGCCGACGATAGTGTAGGGCTTCAGCCGGCCGGTGAAGCGCGTCACGGCATCGGGGTCCTCCGCGGCATGCAGGGCGCGGCGGGTCGCATAGCCGGCCGCCAGCGGGATGACCACGTACAGCACCACCGACAGGATCAGGGTCTGCCAGGGCACGATGACGTCGGTCACGCCCAGCAGCAGCGCCACGATCGGCGCGAAGGCGATGACCATGATGATGTCGTTCAGCGAGACCTGGACCAGCGTGTAGGTCGCGTCGCCGCGGGTGAGCTGGCTCCACACGAAGACCATCGCGGTGCAGGGCGCCGCCCCCAGCAGGATCATGCCGGCGATGTATTCCTTGGCGTCCTGCGGATCCACCATGTCGCGGAACAGCAGCTCGAAGAACAGGATGCCGAGGCCGGCCATGGTGAAGGGCTTGATCAGCCAGTTGACCACGACGGTGATCACCAGCCCCTTGGGCCGCTCGCCGATGCGGCGCAGGGACGAGAAGTCCACGGCCACCATCATGGGATAGATCATCACCCAGATCAGCACCGCGACGACGAGGTTGACCGAGGCGACCTCCAGCCCCGCCAGGAAACCGAACAGGCCCGGCATCAGCAACCCCAGGGCGATGCCGGCACCGATGCACAGGGCGACCCAGACGCTGAGATAACGTTCGAAAGCACCCAGGGGCGCGCCGGCGGACCGCCGGGCAGTGATGTCGCATTGAGCGGACATGATGTTGAAACATCTCCTTTAGTCGCCGTCGGGAACGGCACCTGCCGGCCGGGCGGAATAGGTCGCGTCCACATGGGCGCCGGTCGGCAGCAGCAGCACGAGCGCAGCCGATACCGCGACCAGTCCCGCGGCGGTGAGCAGGCAGCCGGCCAGGCCGAACCACTGGTAGGTCAGGCCCGACAGCAGGCTCCCCATCAGACGCCCGCCGGCATTGGCCATGTAATAGAAACCGACGTTCAGCGCGACCTTGTCGGCATCGGTGAACGCCAGGATGAGGTAGGAGTGCAGCGAGGAATTCACCGCGAAGGCGACGCCGAACAGGCCCAGGCCGACCATGACCGCCAGGGTCGGGTCGACCCCGGCCCGGAGCGCCCCGACGAGCGCCAGCGGGATGACCGCCAGCACCACCGCCCACAGGCGGGCGGCCCGCACCTCGGAGGAGGTGCCGTCGGTGGAGCGCCGGACGATCGCCGGCGCCGCCGCCTGCACGAAGCCGTAGCCGATCACCCAGGCCGCCAGGAAGCCGCCCACCTGGGCGAAGGTCCAGCCGAGCTGGGCATAGAGGAAGATCGGCACACCGACGACGAACCAGACGTCGCGCGCCCCGAACAGGAAGAACCGCGCCGCCGAGAGGATGTTGATCTCCGGCGACTTGGCGAACAGGCTGCGGAACCCGGCCTTCGCCTTGGACTTCCCGAAATCCCCCCTCAGCAGCACCATCGCCGCGACCAGCACGAGGGCGAGCACCGCGGCCATAAGCCAAAGCCCCTGAACGAAGCCCAAGGTGGACAGGAGCAGGCCGCCCAGGAAGAAGCCCACCCCCTTCAGCGCGTTCTTCGAGCCGGTCAGCAGCGCCACCCAGCGGAACAGCGTGCCCTCGGCGCCGGCGGGCACCACCAGCTTGATCGCGCTCTTGGAACTCATCTTGGTGAGGTCCTTGGCGATGCCGGCCAGCCCCTGCGCCGCGACCACGTAGGCGACGGACAGGGCGAACTGCCACTCCGGGTCCAGCAGGGACAGCATGACCAGCGCCGCCACCTGGAGTCCCAGCCCGGCATAGAGCGTGATCCGCAGTCCCAGCCGCGACCCGATCCAGCCGCCGATCAGGTTGGTGACGATCCCGAAGAACTCGTAGAGGACGAACAGGAACGCCAGCTGGAACGGCGTGAAGCCCAGGGTGTGGAAATGCAGCAGGACCAGCATGCGCAGGGCGCCGTCGGTCAGGGTGAAGCGCCAGTATGCCGCAGTGACGATGGCGTAGTCGCGCAGGGTTC is a genomic window containing:
- a CDS encoding DoxX family protein — its product is MEPNMARYDEGIAPLPRAEVEISGDRLTAGWQDGLLLIGRVAIGAIFLDSGFWKVMELSAFTARMESMGVPAASIAAPLGAFVEFFGGLAIILGAWTWLAALLVAAFTVVATYIAHRFWIMPPEQMAAQQTQFMKNLAITGGLLAFAAAGPGRFSIDGWRWRRENGRYL
- the arsJ gene encoding organoarsenical effux MFS transporter ArsJ, encoding MGGTLRDYAIVTAAYWRFTLTDGALRMLVLLHFHTLGFTPFQLAFLFVLYEFFGIVTNLIGGWIGSRLGLRITLYAGLGLQVAALVMLSLLDPEWQFALSVAYVVAAQGLAGIAKDLTKMSSKSAIKLVVPAGAEGTLFRWVALLTGSKNALKGVGFFLGGLLLSTLGFVQGLWLMAAVLALVLVAAMVLLRGDFGKSKAKAGFRSLFAKSPEINILSAARFFLFGARDVWFVVGVPIFLYAQLGWTFAQVGGFLAAWVIGYGFVQAAAPAIVRRSTDGTSSEVRAARLWAVVLAVIPLALVGALRAGVDPTLAVMVGLGLFGVAFAVNSSLHSYLILAFTDADKVALNVGFYYMANAGGRLMGSLLSGLTYQWFGLAGCLLTAAGLVAVSAALVLLLPTGAHVDATYSARPAGAVPDGD
- the arsB gene encoding ACR3 family arsenite efflux transporter, which produces MSAQCDITARRSAGAPLGAFERYLSVWVALCIGAGIALGLLMPGLFGFLAGLEVASVNLVVAVLIWVMIYPMMVAVDFSSLRRIGERPKGLVITVVVNWLIKPFTMAGLGILFFELLFRDMVDPQDAKEYIAGMILLGAAPCTAMVFVWSQLTRGDATYTLVQVSLNDIIMVIAFAPIVALLLGVTDVIVPWQTLILSVVLYVVIPLAAGYATRRALHAAEDPDAVTRFTGRLKPYTIVGLLATIVLLFGFQGRTIVEQPFVILLIAVPLLVQSYAIFAIGYAWAWAWRIPFAIAAPAALIGTSNFFELAVAVAISLFGLDSGAALATVVGVLVEVPVMLSLVALCNRTRDRFPEEVAESVRAPVGPTGLSRH